A genomic segment from Mustela lutreola isolate mMusLut2 chromosome 15, mMusLut2.pri, whole genome shotgun sequence encodes:
- the EVPL gene encoding envoplakin isoform X1, whose protein sequence is MFKGLSKGSQGKGSPKGSPAKGSPKGSPSKHSRAATQELALLISRMQANADQVERDILETQKRLQQDRLHSEQSQALQHRQEVGRSLKEAEVLLKDLFLDVDKARRLKHPQAEEIEKDIKQLHERVTQECAEYRALYEKIVLPPDMGPRVDWARVLEQKQKQVCEGRYGPGMAELEQQIAEHNILQKEIEAYGQQLRNLIGPDAATIRSQYRDLLKAASWRGQSLGSLYTHLQACTRQLSALAQQQQSILQQDWSDLLADPEGLRQEYEHFKQHELLSQEQSVNQLEDDGERMVELGHPAVGPIQTHQEALKMEWQNFLNLCICQESQLQHVEAYRRFQEEADSVSQTLEKVNSSLDTQYSPAPGAPPGASTELLQQLEAEKKQLAVAEKTIKDLQRRSQQVAPLPQRRNPPQQPLHVDSICDWDSGEVQLLRGERYLLMDNTDQHTWVVQGPGGETKRAPAACFCIPAPDPEAVTRASKLASELQALKQRLDTVQSHLVASATQPLQTGQQAPTGSAPADPQAQKLLTQMTRLDGDLKQIEKQVLAWARAPLSRETPLQDLEGRIQSHKDTAQRLQGLGAEKEAAQRECEAFLSAQPVGPSALNLPVTLNSVKNKYNDVQVLCNLYGEKARAALGLERQIQDADRVIRGFETTVAQEAPIPAGPGALQDRVSELQRLRRELLERQACVLGLHRELKATEHACGALRNNFHEFCQDLPRQQRQARALTDRYHAVGDQLDLREKMLQDVGLTYQQFKNCRDNLSFWLEHLPRAQVRPGEGPSQIAYKLQAQKRLQQEIQGREQDRAMVSRLSQDLQAALQDYELQADTYRCSLETTEAGSAPKRARVVPLQESIRAQEKSLTKAYTELAAAHQQQLRQLEFARKMLEKKELSEDIQVTHGAQQGSAGPARAGRESEALKSQLEEERKRVAQVQQQLQEQRDQLLQLRTQRPVERLEEKEVVEFYRDPQLESSLSRARSQLEDEGKKRASLQADLEAAAQKVVQLESKRRAMQPHLLTKEVTQIERDPGLESQAAQLSGEIQHLRGENAAVSARLEALKKELLALEQKAPSVKEKVVVKEVVKVEKDLEMLKAAQALRRQVEEDVGRRKAAADAAAQLQARIREQERAIGAVEPKVIVKEVKTVEQDPGLLEEASRLRGLLEEARSRDAALARELEDLRAKCSALEKQKPKVQLQERVHETFQVAPETQQEMARLRAQLQETAGRRSRAEQEVEGLLPDLAALRARKPTVEYKEVTREVVKHERSPEVLREIDRLKAQLNELVNGSGRAREQLIRLQGERDEWRRERSKVETKTVNKEVVRHEKDPVLEKEAERLRQEVREAAQKRRAAEDAVHELQNRYLLLERRRPEEKVVVQEVVVTQKDPKLREDHSRLSRSLDEEAGRRRQLEREVQQLRAAVQEQESLLSFREDRSKKLAAERELRQLTLRIQELEKRPPVVQEKIIMEEVVKLEKDPALEKSTEALRQDLDQEKTQVTELHRECKNLQVQIDVLQTTKSQEKTIYKEVIRVEKDRVLEGERSRAWEALNRERAARQSREEDVRHLRERLDRAEALGRTWAREEAELHKARDQADQERRQLRQELRELERQKQQKVLQLQEEAELLNQKTESERQKAAQRGQELSQLEAAILCEKDQIYEKERTLRDLHAKVSREELHQETQTRETNLSTKISILEPDTGKDMSPYEAYKRGVIDRGQYLQLQELECDWEEVTTSGPCGEESVLLDRKSGKQYSIEAALRCRRISKEEYHLYKDGHLPISEFALLVAGETKPSSSLSIGSIISKSPLASPTPQSPGFFSPSVNLGLADDSFPIAGIYDTTTDNKCTIKTAVAKNMLDPITGQKLLEAQAATGGIVDLLSRERYSVHKAMERGLIENSSTQRLLNAQKAFTGIEDPVTKKRLSVGEAIQKGWMPQESVLPHLQAQHLTGGLIDPKRTGRIPVPQAVLSGMISEELAQLLREEASYEKDLTDPISKERISYKEAMGRCRRDPLSGLLLLPATLEGYHCYRPASPRLLRCRR, encoded by the exons TGCAGGCCAATGCCGACCAGGTGGAGAGGGACATCCTGGAGACCCAGAAGAGACTGCAGCAG GACCGGCTGCACAGTGAGCAGAGCCAGGCCCTGCAGCACCGGCAGGAGGTGGGCCGCAGCCTGAAGGAGGCCGAGGTGCTGCTGAAGGACCTCTTCCTGGATGTGGACAAGGCCCGGCGCCTCAAGCACCCGCAGGCCGAGGAGATCGAGAAGGA CATCAAGCAGCTACACGAGCGGGTGACCCAGGAGTGTGCCGAGTACCGTGCCCTGTATGAGAAGATAGTGCTGCCGCCCGACATGGGGCCCAGGGTGGACTGGGCGCGCGTGCTGGAGCAGAAACAG AAGCAAGTCTGCGAGGGCCGGTACGGGCCGGGCATGGCGGAGCTGGAGCAGCAGATCGCCGAGCACAACATCCTGCAGAAGGAGATCGAGGCCTACGGGCAGCAGCTCCGGAACCTCATTGGGCCG GACGCAGCTACCATCAGGAGCCAATACCGGGACCTCctg AAGGCGGCCTCGTGGCGCGGGCAGAGCCTGGGCAGCCTGTACACGCACCTGCAGGCCTGCACGCGCCAGCTGAGCGCCCTGGCCCAGCAGCAGCAGAGCATCCTGCAGCAGGACTGGAGCGACCTCCTGGCGGACCCCGAAGGCCTGCGGCAGGAGTACGAG CACTTCAAGCAGCACGagctgctgagccaggagcagaGCGTGAACCAGCTGGAGGACGACGGAGAGCGCATGGTGGAGCTGGGCCACCCGGCTGTGGGACCCATCCAG ACCCACCAGGAGGCCCTGAAGATGGAGTGGCAGAACTTTCTGAATCTGTGCATCTGTCAGGAGAGCCAGCTGCAGCACGTGGAAGCCTACCGCCGG TTCCAGGAAGAGGCCGACTCGGTCAGCCAAACCCTGGAAAAGGTGAACTCCAGCCTGGACACCCAGTACAGCCCAGCCCCTGGAGCGCCCCCTGGTGCCTCCACAGAGCTGCTGCAGCAGTTGGAG gcagagaagaagcagCTGGCTGTCGCAGAGAAGACCATTAAAGACCTGCAGCGGCGGAGCCAGCAGGTGGCACCTCTGCCGCAGCGCAGGAACCCGCCCCAGCAGCCCCTGCATGTGGACAGCATCTGTGACTGGGACTCAGGAGAA GTGCAGCTGCTGCGGGGTGAGCGGTATTTGCTGATGGACAACACTGACCAGCACACCTGGGTCGTTCAGGGCCCAGGTGGGGAGACCAAACGTGCCCCAGCCGCCTGCTTCTGCATCCCGGCTCCGGACCCTGAAGCCGTGACCAGAGCCTCCAA GTTGGCCTCGGAGCTGCAGGCCCTGAAGCAGAGACTGGACACAGTCCAGAGCCACCTGGTGGCCAGCGCTACGCAGCCCCTACAGACTGGCCAGCAGG CTCCCACTGGCTCAGCCCCAGCAGACCCACAGGCCCAGAAGCTCCTGACGCAGATGACCCGGCTAGACGGAGACCTGAAGCAGATAGAGAAGCAGGTGCTGGCCTGGGCCCGAGCCCCGCTGAGCCGCGAGACACCCCTGCAGGACCTGGAGGGCCGCATCCAAAGCCACAAG GACACAGCCCAGCGGCTGCAGGGCCTGGGAGCGGAGAAGGAGGCAGCCCAGCGGGAGTGTGAGGCGTTTCTGTCTGCCCAGCCCGTGGGCCCCTCTGCCCTGAACCTGCCCGTGACCCTCAACAGTGTCAAGAACAAGTACAACGATGTGCAGGTTCTCTGCAACCTCTACGGGGAGAA AGCCAGAGCAGCCCTGGGGCTGGAGCGCCAGATCCAGGATGCGGACAGGGTCATCCGAGGCTTCGAGACCACCGTGGCGCAGGAGGCCCCCATCCCCGCCGGCCCGGGCGCCCTGCAGGACAGGGTCAGCGAGCTGCAG cGCCTGCGGAGGGAGCTGCTGGAACGGCAGGCCTGCGTGCTGGGGCTGCACCGGGAGCTGAAGGCCACTGAGCACGCGTGCGGCGCCCTGCGGAACAACTTCCATGAGTTCTGCCAAGACCTGCCTCGCCAGCAGCGCCAGGCGAGGGCCCTCACCGACCGCTACCACGCTGTGGGGGACCAGCTGGACCTGCG GGAGAAGATGCTGCAGGATGTCGGCCTTACCTACCAGCAGTTCAAGAACTGCAGGGACAACCTGAGCTTCTGGCTGGAGCACCTGCCCCGCGCCCAGGTGCGGCCCGGCGAGGGGCCCAGCCAGATCGCCTACAAGCTGCAGGCACAGAAG AGGCTGCAACAGGAGATCCAGGGCCGAGAGCAGGATAGGGCCATGGTGTCCCGCCTCTCCCAGGACCTGCAGGCAGCTCTGCAG gACTATGAGTTGCAGGCAGACACCTACCGCTGCTCCCTGGAGACTACGGAGGCAGGGTCAGCTCCCAAGAGAGCCCGAGTGGTTCCGCTGCAGGAGAGCATCCGGGCGCAG GAGAAGAGCCTGACAAAGGCCTACACGGAGCTCGCGGCTGCCCACCAGCAGCAGCTGCGCCAGCTGGAGTTTGCCAGAAAGATGCTGGAGAAG AAGGAGCTCAGTGAGGATATCCAGGTGACCCATGGCGCACAGCAGGGGTCTGCGGGCCCAGCCCGAGCAGGGAGGGAGTCAGAGGCCCTGAAGTcgcagctggaggaggagaggaagcggGTGGCCCAGGTGCAGCAGCAGCTGCAGGAACAGAGGGACCAGCTGCTGCAGCTGAGGACACAGCGGCCCGTGGAGAGGCTGGAAGAGAAGGAGGTGGTGGAGTTCTACCGGGACCCCCAGCTGGAGAGCAGCCTGTCCAGGGCGCGGTCCCAGCTGGAGGACGAAGGCAAGAAGCGGGCCAGCCTGCAGGCAGACCTGGAGGCCGCGGCCCAGAAGGTCGTCCAGCTGGAGAGCAAGAGGAGGGCCATGCAGCCTCACCTGCTGACCAAGGAGGTCACCCAGATCGAGAGGGACCCCGGTCTGGAGAGCCAGGCGGCCCAGCTCAGCGGCGAGATCCAGCACCTGCGCGGGGAGAACGCCGCCGTCTCGGCCCGGCTAGAGGCGCTGAAGAAGGAGCTGCTGGCCCTGGAGCAGAAGGCGCCGAGCGTGAAGGAGAAGGTCGTGGTGAAGGAAGTGGTCAAGGTGGAGAAGGACCTGGAGATGCTCAAGGCAGCCCAGGCCCTGAGGCGGCAGGTGGAGGAGGACGTGGGGCGGAGGAAGGCGGCGGCCGACGCGGCCGCCCAGCTGCAGGCTCGCATTAGGGAGCAAGAGCGCGCCATCGGCGCCGTGGAGCCCAAGGTGATCGTGAAGGAGGTGAAGACGGTGGAGCAGGACCCGGGCCTCCTGGAAGAGGCGTCCAGGCTGaggggcctcctggaggaggccAGGAGCAGGGACGCGGCGCTGGCGCGGGAGCTGGAGGACCTGCGCGCCAAGTGCAGCGCGTTGGAGAAGCAGAAGCCCAAGGTGCAGCTCCAGGAGCGCGTGCACGAGACCTTCCAGGTGGCCCCCGAGACGCAGCAGGAGATGGCGCGGCTCCGGGCGCAGCTGCAGGAGACGGCGGGCAGGAGGAGCCGCGCCGagcaggaggtggaggggctgctGCCCGACCTGGCCGCGCTCCGGGCCCGGAAGCCCACGGTGGAGTACAAGGAGGTGACCCGGGAGGTGGTGAAGCACGAGCGGAGCCCCGAGGTGCTGCGGGAGATCGACCGCCTGAAGGCCCAGCTCAACGAGCTCGTCAACGGCAGCGGGCGGGCCCGGGAGCAGCTCATCCGGCTGCAGGGGGAGCGCGATGAGTGGCGGCGGGAGCGGTCCAAGGTGGAGACCAAGACGGTGAACAAGGAGGTGGTGCGCCACGAGAAGGACCCGGTCCTGGAGAAGGAGGCCGAGCGGCTGCGCCAGGAGGTGCGAGAAGCCGCCCAGAAGCGGCGGGCCGCCGAGGACGCCGTCCACGAGCTGCAGAACAGGTACCTGCTGCTGGAAAGGAGGCGGCCCGAGGAGAAGGTGGTGGTGCAGGAGGTGGTGGTCACCCAGAAGGACCCCAAGCTCCGCGAGGACCACAGCCGGCTGAGCCGCAGCCTGGACGAGGAGGCGGGCCGGCGGCGGCAGCTGGAGCGCGAGGTGCAGCAGCTGCGGGCGGCCGTGCaggagcaggagagcctgctcAGCTTCCGCGAGGACCGGAGCAAGAAGCTGGCCGCCGAGAGGGAGCTGCGGCAGCTGACCCTCAGGATCCAGGAGCTCGAGAAGCGGCCTCCCGTGGTGCAAGAGAAGATCATCATGGAGGAGGTGGTCAAGCTGGAGAAGGACCCGGCTCTGGAGAAGTCCACGGAGGCCCTGCGGCAGGACCTGGACCAGGAGAAGACGCAGGTAACAGAGCTGCACCGGGAGTGCAAGAACCTGCAGGTCCAGATCGACGTCCTCCAGACCACCAAGTCGCAAGAGAAGACCATCTATAAGGAGGTGATCAGGGTGGAGAAGGACCGGGTGCTGGAGGGCGAGCGGTCCCGGGCGTGGGAGGCGCTCAACAGGGAGCGCGCGGCCCGCCAGAGCCGGGAGGAGGACGTGCGGCACCTCCGGGAGCGGCTGGACCGGGCGGAGGCGCTGGGTCGGACCTGGGCCCGGGAGGAGGCTGAGCTCCACAAGGCCCGGGACCAGGCGGACCAGGAGCGCCGGCAGCTGCGGCAGGAGCTGCGGGAgctggagagacagaagcagcagAAAGTGCTGCAGCtgcaggaggaggcagagctgCTGAACCAGAAGACGGAGAGCGAGCGCCAGAAGGCGGCCCAGCGGGGCCAGGAGCTCTCGCAGCTCGAGGCGGCCATCCTCTGCGAGAAGGACCAGATCTATGAGAAGGAGAGGACCCTCCGGGACCTCCACGCCAAGGTGAGCAGGGAGGAGCTCCACCAGGAGACCCAGACGCGAGAGACCAACCTTTCCACCAAGATCTCCATCCTCGAACCTGACACCGGCAAGGACATGTCCCCGTATGAGGCCTACAAGAGGGGCGTCATCGACCGAGGCCAGTACCTCCAGCTCCAGGAGCTGGAGTGCGACTGGGAGGAGGTCACCACCTCGGGCCCCTGTGGCGAGGAGTCCGTGCTCCTGGACCGCAAGAGCGGGAAGCAGTACTCCATCGAGGCCGCCCTGCGCTGCCGGCGCATCTCCAAGGAGGAGTACCATCTCTACAAGGACGGCCACCTCCCCATCTCCGAGTTCGCGCTGCTCGTGGCCGGGGAGACTAAGCCCAGCTCCTCACTCTCCATTGGCTCCATCATCTCCAAGTCCCCGctcgcctcccccaccccccagagcccCGGCTTCTTCTCTCCCAGCGTCAATCTCGGGCTCGCCGATGACAGCTTCCCCATCGCCGGCATCTATGACACAACCACAGACAACAAATGCACCATCAAGACGGCCGTGGCCAAGAACATGCTGGATCCCATCACCGGGCAGAAGCTGCTGGAGGCCCAGGCGGCCACCGGGGGCATCGTGGACCTCCTCAGCCGGGAGCGCTACTCCGTGCACAAGGCTATGGAGAGGGGGCTGATCGAGAACTCCTCGACGCAGAGGCTGCTCAACGCCCAGAAGGCCTTCACCGGCATCGAGGATCCCGTCACCAAGAAGAGGCTGTCGGTGGGCGAGGCCATTCAGAAGGGCTGGATGCCGCAGGAGAGCGTGCTCCCGCACCTGCAGGCGCAGCACCTGACTGGGGGGCTCATCGATCCCAAGAGGACCGGCCGCATCCCTGTTCCCCAGGCCGTGCTCTCCGGAATGATCAGCGAAGAGCTGGCCCAGCTCCTGCGGGAGGAGGCCAGCTACGAGAAGGATTTGACAGACCCCATCTCCAAGGAGCGCATAAGCTACAAGGAGGCCATGGGGCGCTGCCGGAGAGACCCCCTGAGcggcctgctgctgctccccgcCACGCTGGAGGGGTACCACTGCTACCGCCCCGCCTCGCCCCGGCTGCTGCGCTGCCGGCGCTGA